Genomic DNA from Shouchella patagoniensis:
GGAATTATGTCAGATCGCTTAAAAGAGGAACTTGCAAAAGAGCTTGGTTTTTATGATACTGTGCAGAAAGAAGGTTGGGGCGGAATTAAGGCAAAAGATGCCGGGAATATGGTGAAACGCGCCATAGAAATCGCTGAACAAAACCTTCATAATTCTGACCGGTAATGGATTACACCGTGCTGCAAATCTGCAGCGCGGTTTTTTTAGG
This window encodes:
- a CDS encoding small, acid-soluble spore protein, alpha/beta type — translated: MSRRRGIMSDRLKEELAKELGFYDTVQKEGWGGIKAKDAGNMVKRAIEIAEQNLHNSDR